A part of Aspergillus oryzae RIB40 DNA, chromosome 7 genomic DNA contains:
- a CDS encoding uncharacterized protein (predicted protein), whose amino-acid sequence MQLDRALVMFSACLTMKGGPCVIVKSGENNSPHTVSLHIDPIQFDKFIRHYPNAHARSHLSLCVPQDAVVDVKHIPPELTGLRKEYLLALKANVNARKEYRLVSERYTSGKTQGQPSGGVNAHRVDPNSELRAYLELLRDRRQHAKLQVFQRYLEELKNRDIIKPEDFDRIGNRSQQSALQPDLEEDQNGCASEIGIEDLMHNLERAVIRARYQLEREKRLLEELKAQHDTEDGSENDGIASGAKVTALQKTRDVLVQWVEEKLGSVGNNEDGPVQELPPEEIEKSANLLEDQKAQIAEQYAAYVDARKRLLDAASRACQPIGTSSVQPASRPTEKRKTTPEETPTLEPVDVLSFADEQLLPLSKCQRALALQKFYLTGTLAKEKSTTLRILNRLRDESRLLPEYPMPARQPRFKHATAAINARYATTPVEPAKPDEVVALAEAWAFASEAAGTSERENVEHNLEDGIEAAQDAEQALQEVYGILNQDLEEGLRNKVEQDEAESSRSHARPRAKGPWAKLDGQIGVTE is encoded by the exons ATGCAACTTGATCGAGCTCTGGTAATGTTTTCTGCCTGTCTAACGATGAAAGGAGGGCCA TGTGTGATTGTTAAATCTGGGGag AACAATTCGCCTCACACCGTCTCGCTCCACATCGACCCCATACAATTCGATAAATTCATACGAC ACTACCCAAATGCCCATGCCCGATCTCATCTCTCTTTATGCGTACCTCAAGATGCCGTCGTCGATGTGAAGCATATTCCTCCAGAATTGACGGGGCTAAgaaaggaatatctactagcATTGAAGGCAAATGTGAACGCAAGGAAGGAGTACCGTTTGGTGTCCGAGAGGTATACTTCTGGGAAGACACAGGGCCAACCTTCTGGTGGCGTCAACGCACACCGCGTTGACCCTAACTCAGAACTCCGAGCTTATCTCGAACTACTCCGTGACCGTCGCCAACATGCGAAGCTCCAAGTCTTTCAGCGTTATTTGGAAGAGCTTAAGAATCGAGATATAATCAAACCAGAGGACTTTGATCGTATAGGAAATCGCAGCCAACAGTCTGCCCTGCAGCCagatttggaagaagatcagaaTGGATGCGCTTCCGAGATTGGAATTGAGGACTTGATGCATAACCTTGAAAGGGCCGTGATACGCGCGAGATATCAgttagagagagaaaagagactACTTGAGGAGCTGAAGGCGCAGCATGATACTGAGGATGGTTCTGAGAATGATGGTATTGCCTCTGGCGCGAAGGTTACTGCGCTCCAGAAAACCCGAGATGTCTTGGTACAATGGGTCGAGGAAAAATTGGGGAGTGTTGGGAACAACGAGGATGGTCCTGTTCAGGAGTTGCCTCCCGAGGAAATCGAGAAGTCGGCCAATTTGCTGGAAGACCAGAAAGCACAGATCGCAGAACAGTATGCCGCCTACGTTGATGCTCGCAAGCGTCTTCTCGATGCTGCCTCTAGGGCGTGCCAGCCCATTGGTACCAGCTCTGTGCAACCTGCAAGTCGCCCCACTGAGAAACGAAAAACTACTCCAGAGGAAACGCCAACCTTAGAGCCAGTGGATGTCCTATCTTTTGCGGATGAGCAACTCCTCCCACTTTCGAAATGCCAACGGGCACTAGCTTTGCAGAAATTCTACCTGACTGGGACTCttgcaaaagaaaaatccacGACTCTGCGCATCCTGAATCGGCTGAGAGATGAAAGTCGCCTTCTTCCGGAGTACCCTATGCCTGCTCGGCAGCCACGATTTAAACATGCGACTGCGGCTATAAATGCCCGTTATGCTACTACGCCGGTGGAGCCAGCCAAACCTGATGAGGTCGTTGCACTAGCTGAAGCATGGGCCTTTGCGTCGGAAGCGGCAGGGACCAGTGAACGCGAAAATGTGGAACACAACCTGGAAGACGGTATCGAAGCCGCCCAAGATGCGGAGCAGGCCTTGCAAGAAGTTTACGGCATATTAAACCAGGATCTAGAGGAAGGTTTGCGGAACAAGGTAGAACAAGATGAGGCAGAGTCATCCAGGTCGCACGCGAGACCAAGGGCTAAAGGGCCATGGGCTAAGCTTGACGGACAAATAGGAGTCACGGAATGA
- the vip1 gene encoding putative actin cytoskeleton protein (VIP1) (predicted protein) gives MSERSTVHVSGIAPATSEKEVRDFFSFCGKITSISVTPVSGESGASKSATVTFEKEAAAKTALLLDQTQLGGSAVHVEAAQTLDDIAGSQAASAGEARDENHHEISQEDKPKSRIFAEYLAHGYALSDNAIQKAIALDQKHGFSNRFTSALSNFDQKYKATDRARGIDESYKISDKAATGWHGLHSYFEKALGTPSGQKLRDFYVQTDKQVRDIHAEARRLADLKSGKTTHEGEAPAAGAEASGAVPAAAAPAAPAAPAAPAEPAPAASQPAGTAAPAEPKA, from the exons ATGTCTGAACGCAGCACAGTCCATGTCTCGGGCATCGCGCCCGCCACCTCCGAGAAGGAAGTCCGGGACTTCTTTAGCTTCTG TGGCAAGATTACCTCCATCTCTGTGACTCCAGTTTCTGGTGAGTCAGGTGCTTCCAAGTCCGCAACCGTGACTTTCGAGAAAGAAGC GGCTGCCAAGACTGCCTTGCTTCTGGATCAAACTCAGCTGGGAGGTTCTGCAGTGCACGTCGAGGCTGCCCAGACCCTCGACGACATCGCCGGTTCCCAGGCCGCCAGTGCAGGAGAGGCCAGGGATGAGAACCACCATGAGATCTCGCAGGAAGACAAGCCCAAGTCCCGAATCTTCGCCGAGTACCTTGCTCACGGCTATGCACTGAGCGACAACGCAATCCAGAAGGCTATTGCCCTCGACCAGAAGCACGGTTTCTCCAACCGCTTCACCTCGGCTCTGTCCAACTTTGATCAGAAGTACAAGGCCACGGACCGCGCCAGAGGAATTGATGAGAGCTACAAGATCAGCGACAAGGCTGCCACTGGTTGGCACGGACTCCACTCATACTTCGAAAAGGCTCTTGGTACACCATCAGGTCAAAAGCTTCGTGATTTCTACGTCCAGACCGATAAGCAGGTGCGGGACATCCACGCTGAGGCCAGGCGCTTGGCAGACCTGAAGAGTGGAAAGACCACTCATGAGGGTGAGGCCCCAGCTGCCGGTGCAGAGGCCTCCGGTGCCGTTCCCGcagctgctgctcctgcggCTCCTGCGGCTCCCGCTGCCCCAGCCGAACCTGCCCCTGCGGCGAGCCAGCCCGCTGGAACCGCTGCCCCTGCCGAGCCTAAGGCATAA
- a CDS encoding uncharacterized protein (predicted protein) yields the protein MLGRQPRQSVFKKEISKQAGNYLRSGFHTHSTNSRMLHRSRAHLSRPKMFCHMAKQYNSPPSTLYTRNNKSKTPKMSAPNSGRQSPPPEKQTGAQQQDPVASGHTQHGIHGDSKGASEDTKLHGLESNPKHPLEDIEAKKFEKGTGN from the exons ATGCTCGGGAGACAACCAAGACAGTCAgtcttcaagaaagaaatatcAAAACAAGCCGGAAACTATCTCCGGAGCGGATTCCATACTCATTCAACCAATTCTCGCATGTTACATAGATCACGTG CACACCTTTCACGGCCTAAAATGTTCTGCCACATGGCGAAAC AGTACAACTCACCTCCCTCTACTCTCTACACTCGAAACAACAAATCCAAAACACCAAAAATGTCCGCCCCCAACTCCGGCCGCCAGTCTCCTCCCCCGGAGAAACAAACCGGCGCCCAGCAACAGGACCCCGTTGCCTCGGGTCACACCCAGCATGGCATCCATGGTGATTCTAAGGGAGCGTCGGAGGATACTAAGCTCCATGGACTCGAGAGTAACCCGAAACATCCCttggaggatatcgaggcGAAGAAGTTTGAGAAGGGGACGGGGAATTAA